One window of Alkaliphilus metalliredigens QYMF genomic DNA carries:
- a CDS encoding GlmL-related ornithine degradation protein — protein MKINVIVAEIGSTTTVVNAFQEIHTPWPKFIGQGQAPTSVLQGDVNIGLQGALDDLSRNLGVDEIQYDEMLATSSAAGGLKMTVHGLVYDMTVRAAREAALGAGAIIHQVTGGKLRRTDINRITEKSPNIILIAGGVDYGERDTAIENAEKIAQMNLDIPVIYAGNIENQEEMREIFKDTKNKLYIVDNVYPRIDQLNVEPTRAVIQDVFEEHIIHAPGMKKVREMVNGPIIPTPGAVMEASKLLQQHIGDLITFDVGGATTDLHSVTEGSEEINRILLSPEPMAKRTVEGDLGVYINMKNIVSNIGVENLKEELGLDIDKLVETHQPIPKTSEEIKFVERLTLEAVLVALERHVGKLRHLYGPGGKTTVAEGKDLSNVKFIIGTGGALTRLPNRVHLLNQATTKSHQNSLMPTKEAKILIDEAYIMASLGVLSKRYPEAALSLMKQSLGLYGE, from the coding sequence ATGAAGATTAATGTTATTGTCGCTGAGATCGGTAGTACAACAACGGTTGTCAATGCATTTCAGGAGATCCATACCCCTTGGCCTAAGTTTATAGGCCAGGGGCAGGCTCCTACCTCTGTATTACAGGGAGATGTGAACATAGGCCTACAAGGGGCACTTGATGATTTGAGTCGAAATCTTGGAGTAGATGAGATTCAGTATGACGAGATGTTAGCAACCAGTAGTGCAGCAGGGGGACTTAAAATGACTGTCCATGGGTTGGTCTATGATATGACCGTAAGGGCAGCTAGAGAAGCAGCTTTAGGTGCTGGGGCCATCATACACCAGGTAACTGGAGGTAAACTAAGAAGGACTGATATCAACAGAATCACTGAAAAAAGTCCAAATATTATTTTGATTGCCGGTGGTGTAGATTATGGTGAACGGGATACCGCCATAGAAAATGCAGAAAAGATTGCCCAGATGAATCTTGATATTCCGGTGATTTATGCTGGTAATATTGAAAATCAAGAAGAGATGAGAGAAATATTTAAGGATACAAAAAATAAACTCTATATTGTTGATAATGTTTATCCAAGGATTGATCAGCTCAATGTTGAGCCTACAAGAGCAGTCATCCAGGATGTTTTTGAAGAGCATATTATCCATGCACCGGGGATGAAAAAAGTGAGGGAAATGGTTAATGGCCCTATTATTCCAACCCCTGGGGCTGTAATGGAGGCCTCAAAGCTTTTACAGCAGCATATAGGAGACCTCATTACATTTGATGTAGGGGGGGCCACCACAGATCTGCATTCTGTCACAGAGGGTAGTGAAGAGATCAACCGTATATTGCTAAGTCCTGAACCCATGGCTAAACGTACCGTTGAGGGAGACCTAGGGGTATATATCAATATGAAAAATATCGTAAGTAATATTGGGGTAGAAAACCTGAAGGAAGAGCTCGGTCTAGACATCGATAAACTAGTTGAAACACATCAACCCATCCCTAAAACATCTGAAGAAATCAAATTTGTTGAAAGACTGACCCTAGAAGCTGTTCTTGTGGCATTGGAAAGACATGTGGGGAAGCTGAGACACCTCTATGGCCCTGGTGGTAAAACCACAGTGGCTGAGGGAAAGGACCTTTCAAATGTGAAGTTTATCATAGGAACGGGAGGAGCCTTAACAAGACTTCCAAACAGAGTACATCTCTTGAATCAAGCAACGACGAAAAGTCATCAAAATTCACTTATGCCTACAAAGGAAGCAAAAATTTTAATCGATGAAGCCTATATTATGGCTTCATTAGGGGTATTATCAAAAAGATACCCAGAAGCTGCTTTAAGCTTAATGAAGCAAAGCTTAGGATTATATGGAGAGTGA
- the orr gene encoding ornithine racemase Orr: MNPKVTIDLAKLRHNARVMTEKCNEYGIAIAGVTKVFGGRPEIAQAMIDGGIQYLADSRVENLKKMKDLSLPKILLRLPMISRVDDVVKYCDISLNSEVETIIALSQAAEKQHKTHKIILMVDLGDLREGIFDSQALKLALDEIKNLKGIKVVGIGTNLTCYGGVIPDEENLGRLIAYASEIEAVLGTKLEIISGGNSSSIYMVQEGRMLEEVNLLRLGEAIVLGTESAYGNVIPGTHQDIFQLEAEIIEIKEKPSIPIGKIGMDAFGNKPSFEDKGVRKRAILAVGKQDIGTHAIRPVNVNVIILGGSSDHLIVDITDCDMQHQIGSTLTFDLTYGALLSLMTSEYIYKQMNDTKPRP, translated from the coding sequence ATGAACCCAAAAGTAACGATAGACTTAGCTAAACTAAGGCACAATGCAAGGGTCATGACTGAAAAATGTAATGAATATGGTATAGCCATAGCAGGTGTCACCAAGGTATTTGGCGGCAGGCCAGAAATCGCCCAGGCAATGATTGATGGTGGGATTCAATACCTAGCCGACTCAAGGGTAGAGAATTTAAAAAAAATGAAGGATTTGTCCTTGCCTAAAATACTACTGAGACTACCGATGATTAGTCGTGTAGATGATGTTGTAAAGTATTGCGATATTAGTTTAAATTCAGAAGTCGAAACAATCATTGCCCTAAGCCAAGCTGCTGAAAAACAGCATAAAACCCACAAAATTATTTTGATGGTTGACTTAGGTGATTTAAGGGAAGGAATTTTTGATAGCCAAGCACTGAAGTTGGCTTTAGATGAAATCAAAAATCTCAAAGGAATTAAGGTAGTGGGGATTGGAACAAACCTCACCTGCTATGGTGGCGTCATTCCAGATGAAGAAAATCTAGGCAGGTTAATCGCCTATGCTAGTGAAATCGAAGCCGTATTAGGAACAAAGCTTGAAATTATCAGTGGCGGCAATTCAAGTAGTATCTATATGGTACAAGAAGGCCGAATGCTTGAAGAGGTGAATCTTCTTCGCTTAGGAGAAGCCATTGTCCTAGGAACAGAAAGTGCCTATGGCAATGTCATTCCAGGTACCCATCAGGATATATTTCAGCTAGAAGCAGAAATCATTGAAATTAAAGAGAAGCCTTCTATTCCTATTGGTAAAATAGGCATGGATGCCTTTGGTAACAAACCGAGTTTTGAAGATAAAGGAGTGAGAAAACGAGCTATCTTAGCTGTTGGAAAGCAGGATATAGGAACTCACGCCATCAGACCAGTTAATGTGAATGTCATCATATTGGGAGGAAGTAGTGATCATCTAATCGTGGATATCACCGACTGTGATATGCAGCATCAAATAGGAAGCACATTAACATTTGATTTAACCTATGGTGCGCTGCTATCTCTCATGACCAGCGAATATATATATAAACAAATGAATGACACAAAGCCACGCCCTTAG
- a CDS encoding recombinase family protein: MKIAIYSRKSKFTGKGDSVENQITTCKEYIEKHFGESSIMVYEDEGFSGGDTDRPQFQKLIKDAESKKFDVLICYRLDRISRNISDFAGTIEMLEENNIAFVSVKEQFDTSTPMGRAMLYIASVFAQLERETIAERIKDNMYQLARTGRWLGGNLPTGFGSEPVVFIDENYKERKLYSLSPIDEELEIVKEVFEKYMELGSMSKVEAYSYQQDFKTKNGKFFGKNAVKSILTNPVYAKADKYSYEYFSSLGAQIANPANEWNGTHGIMAYNKQQIKKGKYPRLKDTSEWIIAIGRHEGIIPGKEWIQVQSQIGKNRDKAPRRGTSYAAMLSGILRCNFCDSYMQIKYDRVVKSTGKRRFYYMCNTKEVSKGSKCQCPNLPGEKTDQDVIDTLKYMIDNGLLEMLDKQQKKLGNKKNQSKDIYKQIEKNQKAIENLVKQLSENESSTVTKYIIAEMEKLEKDNTELQRKLEIDTTPSEILNIEILKAALIIFRDTIDHVPYEKKRDLVKSVVNKVVWDGKELIIDVLKTQ; the protein is encoded by the coding sequence ATGAAAATTGCAATCTATTCAAGAAAAAGTAAATTCACAGGTAAAGGTGACTCTGTAGAAAACCAGATCACTACTTGTAAGGAATATATAGAAAAGCATTTTGGTGAATCTAGCATAATGGTCTATGAGGATGAAGGCTTTTCAGGTGGGGATACTGATCGTCCGCAGTTTCAAAAGTTAATTAAAGATGCTGAGTCTAAAAAATTTGATGTCCTGATATGCTATCGTCTAGATCGTATCAGTAGAAATATCTCTGACTTTGCAGGAACCATAGAAATGTTAGAAGAGAATAACATTGCTTTTGTATCTGTTAAAGAGCAATTTGACACTTCTACGCCCATGGGCCGTGCTATGTTATATATCGCTTCTGTCTTCGCTCAGCTGGAGCGTGAAACAATTGCCGAACGGATTAAAGACAATATGTATCAGCTTGCTAGGACCGGTAGATGGTTAGGTGGTAACCTGCCCACTGGCTTTGGATCTGAACCTGTTGTTTTTATTGATGAAAACTATAAAGAAAGGAAGCTCTACTCCCTCTCCCCTATTGATGAAGAGCTGGAGATTGTGAAAGAAGTATTTGAAAAGTACATGGAGCTTGGCTCCATGTCAAAGGTGGAAGCTTATTCTTATCAGCAAGATTTCAAAACTAAGAACGGAAAATTCTTTGGAAAAAATGCAGTCAAATCCATTTTGACTAACCCTGTATATGCTAAGGCTGACAAGTACTCATATGAGTATTTTAGTTCCTTGGGTGCTCAAATTGCTAACCCTGCTAATGAATGGAATGGTACACACGGGATCATGGCTTATAATAAGCAACAAATTAAGAAAGGTAAATATCCTCGATTAAAAGATACATCTGAGTGGATTATTGCGATAGGTAGACATGAAGGTATCATACCAGGAAAGGAGTGGATCCAGGTGCAAAGTCAAATTGGAAAGAATCGAGATAAGGCTCCTAGACGTGGTACTTCTTATGCAGCTATGTTATCAGGTATACTTCGTTGCAATTTCTGCGACTCATATATGCAAATTAAATATGATCGCGTGGTAAAGTCTACTGGGAAGCGAAGATTCTATTATATGTGCAACACTAAAGAAGTATCCAAGGGGTCAAAGTGTCAATGCCCTAATCTACCAGGAGAAAAAACTGATCAAGATGTCATTGATACTTTGAAATATATGATTGATAATGGATTACTTGAGATGTTAGATAAGCAGCAAAAGAAGCTTGGAAATAAGAAGAATCAATCGAAGGATATATACAAGCAGATTGAGAAGAATCAGAAGGCTATTGAGAACCTCGTAAAGCAGCTCTCTGAGAATGAAAGTAGTACGGTGACTAAATACATCATTGCTGAGATGGAAAAGCTAGAGAAGGACAATACGGAGTTACAGCGCAAACTTGAAATTGATACAACTCCTTCAGAGATACTTAATATTGAAATCTTGAAAGCTGCACTGATTATTTTTAGAGACACAATAGATCATGTGCCTTATGAAAAGAAAAGAGACCTTGTGAAAAGCGTTGTAAACAAGGTGGTGTGGGATGGTAAGGAACTAATCATTGATGTTTTAAAGACTCAGTAG